In Tissierellales bacterium, the following are encoded in one genomic region:
- a CDS encoding DUF3343 domain-containing protein: MDYYVLFPNHMAGLTLEKHLKNENLKYDISPTPRVLSVSCGISIKINKDIVEQVSNILSENKIPNLGIKQTEKKPAKKYFDV; encoded by the coding sequence ATGGATTACTACGTATTATTTCCAAATCATATGGCTGGATTGACACTGGAAAAACATTTAAAAAATGAAAATCTAAAATATGATATATCTCCAACTCCAAGAGTGCTGAGCGTGAGTTGTGGAATTTCAATCAAAATAAATAAAGACATAGTGGAACAAGTTTCAAATATTTTAAGCGAAAATAAAATTCCAAATTTAGGGATTAAACAAACAGAGAAAAAGCCTGCAAAAAAATATTTTGATGTATAA
- a CDS encoding glycosyl hydrolase family 18 protein, with translation MKKKIIVSSIVIVFALAAMYMIFGTNFLDLPEYEVWRQTISLDGDIEEGDMYFNVEDNHVYANIDWIQNHSVADISWDHKNEVLTYYDGRNLYRFYKDGTARKNQETIEFSQPIVKKSGQDIFISTQFLETKELYMFEYQKDLNRLIVYETSTIDNIKRATKNMRVRSSNSYMSEAIDLIAENEIYKVITNGEWKEVVSARGKKGYVNENALDTKGFFKYMRRIGKLDVPIGIENIRVAEVETPYENDKRDSLINMTWNHFVSKTPKSTQLKAQPGIDVVSPTWFSLRENLSIRDIGTMDYMNWAKKNKYEVWILFANGFDPKRTSDLVNDSLKREKVIEEVVKKTLNYGAKGINIDFENVYYKDSKMLTQFVKELYARAKAKGLVLSMDVTFISESENWSKCYDRKELHKYLDYMVIMAYDEYWAGRKEAGPVASIPWVENGVEKFLQEVPSEKIILGAPFYSRLWKENQKTGEITSVAYTMKKVEEFVKKNKVNVVFDEKNKLNYARLEYKGVLYQLWIEDFKSINQRIEIIKNRNLKGFASWRKGFEKQEVWSYIDQKLKTSDK, from the coding sequence ATGAAAAAAAAGATAATTGTATCTAGTATTGTCATAGTGTTTGCATTAGCAGCAATGTATATGATTTTTGGTACTAATTTTTTGGACTTGCCAGAGTATGAAGTATGGAGACAAACAATTTCATTAGATGGAGATATTGAAGAAGGCGATATGTATTTTAATGTAGAGGACAATCATGTATATGCAAATATCGACTGGATTCAAAATCATAGTGTAGCAGATATTTCATGGGATCATAAAAATGAAGTTCTAACGTACTACGATGGTAGAAATCTTTATAGATTTTACAAGGATGGTACGGCAAGAAAGAATCAAGAGACTATAGAATTTAGTCAACCAATAGTGAAAAAAAGTGGTCAAGATATATTTATAAGTACTCAGTTTTTAGAAACTAAAGAACTTTACATGTTTGAATACCAAAAGGATTTAAATAGACTCATAGTATATGAAACTAGTACTATTGATAATATAAAACGCGCTACAAAAAATATGAGAGTGAGAAGCTCTAATAGCTATATGTCAGAAGCAATTGATCTAATAGCAGAAAATGAAATATATAAAGTGATAACAAATGGAGAGTGGAAAGAAGTAGTTAGTGCAAGAGGAAAAAAAGGATATGTAAATGAAAATGCACTAGATACAAAAGGCTTTTTTAAGTACATGAGAAGAATAGGAAAGCTCGATGTTCCAATTGGAATAGAAAACATAAGAGTAGCAGAGGTAGAAACACCATATGAAAATGACAAAAGAGATAGCCTTATAAACATGACATGGAACCACTTTGTTAGTAAGACACCAAAATCCACACAATTAAAAGCGCAGCCAGGCATAGATGTTGTTTCTCCTACATGGTTTAGTCTTAGAGAAAATCTTAGTATTAGAGATATAGGGACTATGGATTATATGAATTGGGCGAAGAAGAATAAATATGAAGTGTGGATATTATTTGCTAATGGATTTGATCCAAAAAGAACTAGTGATTTAGTAAATGATAGTTTGAAAAGAGAAAAGGTTATAGAAGAGGTAGTTAAAAAGACTTTAAATTATGGAGCTAAAGGAATAAATATAGACTTTGAAAATGTGTATTATAAAGATAGTAAAATGTTAACACAATTTGTAAAAGAACTATACGCTAGAGCAAAAGCAAAAGGGCTCGTTTTATCCATGGATGTCACATTTATTTCAGAGAGCGAAAACTGGTCAAAATGTTACGACAGGAAAGAACTTCACAAATACTTAGATTATATGGTGATCATGGCTTATGATGAATACTGGGCTGGGAGAAAAGAAGCTGGACCAGTTGCTAGTATACCGTGGGTTGAAAATGGAGTAGAAAAATTCTTGCAAGAAGTTCCAAGTGAAAAAATTATATTAGGTGCACCATTTTATTCTAGACTTTGGAAGGAAAATCAAAAAACTGGAGAGATAACATCGGTTGCATATACTATGAAAAAAGTGGAGGAATTTGTCAAAAAGAATAAAGTAAATGTTGTATTTGATGAAAAGAACAAGCTTAACTATGCAAGATTGGAATACAAAGGTGTATTGTATCAATTGTGGATTGAAGACTTTAAATCAATAAATCAAAGAATAGAAATCATAAAAAACCGTAATTTGAAGGGGTTTGCATCTTGGCGGAAGGGGTTTGAAAAGCAAGAGGTGTGGAGTTATATCGATCAAAAATTAAAAACGTCAGATAAGTAA